From Halotia branconii CENA392, the proteins below share one genomic window:
- a CDS encoding CHAT domain-containing protein: MRQQRNELQNRYLPVGYGFDFNSFQATLNENTVIIEWYILNDKILAFIVTKTGEVKVWQSQAEDREALRNWVNQYLQNYYEQKNEWRKSLESELKQLAAILHIDEIIAIINQLSQHCNQLILIPHRFLHLLPLHALPVNPNAASYSSLLDLFPHGVSYAPSCQLLQQVQQRKRPDFQSLFAVQNPTGDLNYTDLEVQVIQSYFNTTNVLKKTDATLTAINQSDLNTYHCAHFSCHGYFNWTNASQSGLILANAPVVDTATKSNSERYLNVRAEETHDLEKCLTLDKIFALQLEKCRLVTLSACETGLIDFENTSDEYIGLPSGFLLAGSKAVVSSLWTVSDLSTAFLMMKFYENLQTINNVSLALNQAQHWLKNLTTEEFAALLVKYDSQIAEIFAQLEEDEQIFAEEYLLQAKNRKPYPFKNPFYWAAFTATGV, encoded by the coding sequence TTGCGACAGCAGCGTAATGAATTACAAAACCGCTATTTACCTGTTGGTTATGGTTTTGATTTTAATTCATTTCAAGCTACGTTGAATGAGAATACAGTCATCATTGAGTGGTATATTCTGAATGATAAAATCCTGGCGTTTATTGTCACCAAAACAGGAGAAGTAAAAGTTTGGCAATCCCAGGCAGAAGATAGAGAAGCTTTGAGAAATTGGGTAAATCAATATTTACAAAATTACTACGAACAAAAAAACGAATGGCGGAAGAGCTTAGAGTCAGAACTTAAGCAATTAGCGGCAATTCTGCACATTGATGAAATAATTGCAATCATAAATCAGCTATCACAGCACTGCAATCAACTGATTTTAATTCCTCATAGGTTTTTGCATTTATTACCCCTTCATGCACTTCCAGTAAATCCAAATGCTGCAAGTTATTCTAGTCTTCTAGATTTATTTCCTCATGGTGTGAGTTACGCGCCCAGTTGTCAATTACTGCAACAGGTACAACAACGCAAACGTCCTGATTTCCAATCTTTATTTGCAGTTCAAAACCCCACAGGCGATTTAAACTATACAGATTTAGAAGTACAAGTTATTCAAAGCTACTTTAATACTACCAACGTCCTGAAAAAAACAGACGCGACACTCACAGCAATTAATCAATCTGACTTAAATACTTACCATTGCGCTCATTTTAGTTGTCACGGTTATTTTAATTGGACAAATGCTAGTCAATCTGGTCTAATTTTAGCCAATGCACCAGTCGTAGACACAGCAACAAAATCTAACTCTGAACGTTATCTAAACGTGCGCGCCGAGGAAACTCACGATTTAGAAAAATGTCTGACGTTAGATAAAATATTTGCACTGCAATTAGAAAAATGTCGCCTCGTCACCCTTTCCGCCTGCGAAACTGGATTGATTGATTTTGAAAATACCAGTGACGAATATATTGGTTTACCTAGCGGTTTTCTGTTAGCTGGCAGTAAAGCTGTAGTCAGTAGTTTATGGACTGTCAGCGATTTATCTACAGCATTTTTGATGATGAAATTTTATGAAAACCTGCAAACAATAAATAATGTCTCCCTAGCACTCAATCAAGCACAGCATTGGTTGAAAAATTTAACAACAGAAGAATTTGCAGCACTATTAGTTAAATATGATTCACAAATTGCAGAAATTTTTGCTCAACTTGAAGAAGATGAGCAGATTTTTGCTGAAGAATACTTATTACAGGCTAAGAATCGTAAGCCATATCCTTTTAAAAATCCTTTCTATTGGGCAGCTTTCACCGCCACAGGAGTTTAA